From the genome of Suricata suricatta isolate VVHF042 chromosome 3, meerkat_22Aug2017_6uvM2_HiC, whole genome shotgun sequence, one region includes:
- the ARL4C gene encoding ADP-ribosylation factor-like protein 4C produces the protein MGNISSNISAFQSLHIVMLGLDSAGKTTVLYRLKFNEFVNTVPTIGFNTEKIKLSNGTAKGISCHFWDVGGQEKLRPLWKSYSRCTDGIIYVVDSVDVDRLEEAKTELHKVTKFAENQGTPLLVIANKQDLPKSLPVAEIEKQLALHELIPATTYHVQPACAIIGEGLTEGMDKLYEMILKRRKSLKQKKKR, from the coding sequence ATGGGCAACATCTCCTCCAACATCTCGGCCTTCCAGTCCCTGCACATCGTCATGCTGGGCTTGGACTCGGCTGGCAAGACCACGGTGCTCTACCGGCTCAAGTTCAACGAGTTCGTGAACACGGTGCCCACCATCGGCTTCAACACGGAGAAGATCAAGCTGAGCAACGGCACGGCCAAGGGCATCAGCTGCCACTTCTGGGACGTAGGCGGCCAGGAGAAGCTGCGGCCGCTCTGGAAGTCCTACAGCCGCTGCACGGACGGGATCATCTACGTGGTGGACTCGGTGGACGTGGACCGGCTGGAGGAGGCCAAGACGGAGCTGCACAAGGTGACCAAGTTCGCCGAGAACCAGGGCACGCCGCTGCTGGTCATCGCCAACAAGCAGGATCTGCCCAAGTCGCTGCCGGTGGCCGAGATCGAGAAGCAGCTGGCGCTGCACGAGCTCATCCCGGCCACCACGTACCACGTCCAGCCGGCGTGCGCCATCATCGGCGAGGGCCTCACCGAGGGCATGGACAAGCTCTATGAGATGATTCTGAAACGCAGGAAGTCCCTCAAGCAGAAGAAGAAGCGGTAA